The genome window AAACCTAATTGATTTAGTTTCTCTAATGATTTCTCCCAACACATACAGTACCTTTAAACTAAAATTCTTGTAATTAGACTCCTTTTTTATTCTATCTGTAATATAATCTATAGATTCTGTAACAATTGTGTTAATAACCATAATAGGTGTTGAAATATTCTGGGAACTCCCAACTGCCCTAAATTCAAACTTATTACCGGTAAAAGCAAAAGGAGAAGTTCTATTCCTGTCAACCACATCTTTATTAAAGGTTGGTAATTTGCCAACGCCCAGATTTACAATATCTTGTTTACTGAATTCCGCCTTTTTACCTTTTTCTATTGTACCGAGAATCTTTGTCAGTTGATCACCAACAAACACTGATATAACTGCAGGCGGAGCTTCATTAGCTCCAAGCCTATGTTCATTACCTGCTGAGGCTATACTGGCATATAACAGATCAGCATGTTTGTAAACAGCCCGGATTACAGCTATTAACAATACCAGAAACTGCAAATTGTCCTCTGGCGTATTTCCATGATTAAAAAGATTATTTCTCTTATCATCTGACAGAGACCAATTAATGTGCTTTCCACTTCCATTTATACCTGCAAACGGTTTTTCATGTAAGAGACACACCATATCATGTTTCAAGGCAATCTTTTTGATAATATCCATAAGAAGCTGATTGTGATCCGCTGCAATATTTGAATCCTCAAAAACAGGAGCAAACTCAAACTGGTGAGGAGCAACCTCATTATGTCTGGTCTTTAAAGGAATACCTAATTTATATGCCTCAATACTTACATCATTCATATAATTTATAACACGCTCTTTAATTGAGCCAAAGTATTGATCCTCTAATTGCTGTCCTTTTGGAGATGATGCTCCAATTAGTGTGCGTTCTGTCATAAGCAAATCCTGTCGCATTCTATAAAACCGCTTATCTATTAAAAAATATTCCTGTTCAGCACCACAATCTGAAAAGACCCTTTTTACATCCTTATGCCCGAAAAGCTTTAAAAGCCCAACTGTTGCTTTGTTAATAGCCTCATCAGAGCGCAGTAGGGGAAGCTTTTTATCAAGCGCTTCTCCATGATATGAAATAAATATGGATGGTATACACAGAGTTTTTCCAAGTTCGCATTCTATAACAAATGCAGGGCTTGAAGGGTCCCATGCTGTATACCCACGCGCTTCGAAGGTAGTTCTTATACCTCCGCTTGGAAAGCTGGACGCATCAGGCTCACCCTGAATAAGCATTGATCCGCTAAACTTCTCAATAGCTCTGCCTTCTTCATCAAGCGAAATAAAACTATCATGCTTCTCAGCTGTAAGACCTGTCATAGGCTGAAACCAGTGTGTATAATAAGTTGCTCCCTTTCCAATTGCCCAATCCTTCATTGCATTTGCTATTTCATCTGCTTCCTTCATGCTGATCGTCTTTCCTTCATCAAGCCAGCGCCTAAATGATGCAAAGGTCTTTTTACTTATGTGTTTTTTTATCACAGAAATACTAAACGTGTTTTCACCAAAATAGTTTGATACTCTTTTAGGTAACTTTTCCACGCTCAATTTAACACCGCTAATTTTTTCCAACACATCTTGTCTTATGCTCATCTTATCCCCTCTCCTGATATAATCTGCCCTGAAACGTGTTCATTTGCAGAAGTTTCTCTTCTATTTTACCCAGCACTTTGTTTTTGTCAACAATCCACATTGGCACTATGAGAAATTCCATGGGGCAATCTGCAGTTATTCTCTGAATCACAGTATCTGCCCAGAGATACTCCAGAAATCCTACAGCCAAATCTACATATACATCTAATTCCAATGGCTTATACAGACCTTCCTCATAAATCGCTTCCAGCCTTGTTCCCTTTATTATATGAAGCGGATGAATCTTTATACCATCTAATTTAAGCCTGCCCAGAACTTCCGCAGTTTTCAAAATATCCCCTCTAGTCTCATGAGGCAGTCCTATAATAACATGAACACATATCTTTATGTTTTTTCTTTCTCTTGTCAGATTCACAGCTTCTAGAAAATCTTTATAAACATGCCCTCTGTTTATAAACTCTAAAGTCTCATTATGTGTGGTCTGAAGACCATACTCAATCCATACTTCATAATCAGATGTATAGCTTTCAATTAGATCAAGAATCTCCTCATTTATACAATCAGGACGAGTGCCAATGGATATGCCTACAACATCTTCAAATTTTCTGACGGTATCATACTTTTTCTTCAAAACTTCTAAAGGAGCGTATGTATTTGTATATGCCTGAAAATACACTATGAATTTCTCAGCTTTAAACCTTCTCTTACCAAACTCTATGCCTTTAGCAATTTGCTCTTCTATTGGCAGCGAAGCAATACGGCTGTTAAAGCTGAATCCCCTATTATCACAATAGATACAGCCGTTTTTACTCTTTGAGCCGTCTCTATTAGGGCAGGAGAATCCTGCATCTATACTTACCTTATAAACCCGCGCTCCAAAACGTTTCTTGAGATATTCAGAAAATTTGTAATATCTTCTTATCTCATCACTCATCACTTTTTTAAAGATTCCCATTCCATTATTAAAAAGAAGCAAGAACTCTGAGTTTTATCCAAATAGATATTTCAAGGTGTTTTTATATGTTATCTTTGAAATCTTATCTTCTGAAAGACTTTTTAATATCTTTATTTCCATATCAAACGACGATTTTAAAGACACATCTATCAGCTTTCCATTAATGTCATAATATTTTTGTATAAAATAATTTGCAGGAGTATCGCTTCCCCAGATAATTGTATCAGGGTAATTGCTAACAATATTTCTCATTACGGACCAAGGTTCGTTATAATCTGCTTCCATCCGTTCTCTTGGTAAGGGAATGTGAGGGGATTCCTGCTGGGCAAGGATACAGTGTATATGAAACGCAGAAAGATCAACAAAACAATTCTCTAATTTTGATGCTCTCTCCAGCACGGATTTTACAAAACGCGCTGAATGAGCAATGCAGATTCTAATTTCCGGATGCTTCTCAGCAAATTTTATAATATCAAAGACTGAAGCCCATGGGTCACCTTTGTAATATGAGCTGTGAAACGTTATGGGCAGATTGTGTCTGACGGCAAAATCTAAAATAGGCCGGCCTTTAGTCTCCAAATCCTTTACAAATGCCCGTATGTATGTTGGGACTGTTTTTAAGCCAAACACAGGATATTCTTTATGGAGTTTCTCAAATAGCTCAGCCTGTTCTTTTGTTTTTCTTGAGGGGTCAAACATAACAAACGGGATAGCCATATCAGAATACTCTGGAAATATTTCATAAATCTCTTTCAACATGCTTTGATTTTCAATCTCATAAGGGAACTTTGAAAACATTTCATTTATTTTTATTTCTTTCGATGCTCCCAGTTCAACAGTATAATAACTTGAGTCCATAGGAAATATGACTGCGTATGATATCCTCAGATATTTCATCCTGATCACCAAATCTTCAAAACTCAGACAATATGGATATGAATGGCTCACGTAATTTTTGTAATTTACTCCTATATGGGAATGTCCATCAATTATTCCTTTACGCGTTTTTATTTTCTTAATAATTTTATTCTTATCCATAGAATTAATATCCTTTCTCCCAATCAGGCGTTATATCTTGAGCAATTGTTTCTGAAATGAATACGTCAGCTGATGTCAACTGAACAATAGAGTCAGGGACCAGAGGGGTTACTGGACCGTGCAGGGCCAGCCTGGTTATAAGTCTTTGCCACGATGTGCCAGTTCCGTGAACACTGATAGAATAAGTGTTGAGCCTGTGCTTAGCCGCCAGATACTCACGCGGACCGATAGTGGCGGCCTTGGGCGGTACAGCCGCAATATCGCCACTGGCGCCAAAACTGCCGTGCAAAGAATTCTGGGCCAGCGTGAACGGACTTAGAGTAACAATACTCGGCCCCATTTTCTTGAATTCTTCCAGACCCTTTGGGACCTCAGGCGCATCTGGTTCGACAAAGGCTAAATGTCCTGTCCAGCCTGGTCCTGCATAACAAATATCAGCCCCACCGAGATCAGCAATCCTTTTCCCATAATCTTTAAAATTTTCATTGGTAAAACCAATCATCTGGGTTTCCGGCGGACGAAGCTTATTATCAAGTTCATTGTAAAAATATTTTTTGAGCGCATGAGTAAAGCCCAAAGGCCATGTCTCTGGTGCGATATTTCCATCTTCATCCGCATATTCATCCATATTGAACGTGTAGAGATTTTCACAGTTGATCTTAGAGCGATTAATCATATAGGCTACGTTTTTGTAGAGCGGCCAGGGTTGGGGTAGGATCATAACCAGCTTTTTATCCGCTTCCATGGCTTCTTTGATACGGAAGAAAACATCCATCATAAATATAAACCATATCTCAAAATCCTTGGCCACCTTGATTTTTAAGTCAGGATTGGGATGCTTGGTAATATCCTCTCGCTTGATATTTCTGACTCTTTCCAGAACTTCCTTATCTCTAAAAGGAACATATCTGGACGGACTGTAATTAAATTCTTTCATTTCACACCTCCGAATAATTTCTGTTTTTTATTATTTCTATAGATTTTTGCCGCGCCTATAATCCCTGCGTCACGACCGGATGAAGGGGTTATTTTGTATTTGCAGTTCTTAGCCAAGATATCAAGCCATACCTTGGACTGCGAGACTCCACCTGACACATAGATCTGGCGGGCAGAAGATATTTTTTCTATTTCTGAAAGATGCGATAGAAACCTGTTTAAAAAATACTTAATAACAGACCCAGCTATTATGTCCTTATCAGCAGACTTATCATGTATGAATTCTCCGTTGGCAGCTCTGATTTCAATAAATGCGTCTTTGCTTTTCACAGTATTAAATTTTGCCAGAAAATCGTCATATGTTATATCTGGGAAATATCTTGTTTTAAACTTATGAATAATATTACCAAACTGAGAGTCAAGACTAATCAGAAAATAATCATTTGTTAAAGGACCTATGCCTACAATTTGATTTTCTTTTATAGAATTTAGCGGTTCTTTTATGATGGCATAAAGCACCATTGCTGTTCCGAAATTGGCGCTTATGTCTCCCTCAGCTTCAAGCCCTGCTCCTACTGCTGACGCTGACTGGTCATTACCACAGAAATATACAGGTAGCTCTTTTTTGAGCCCTAACTCATGTCTCATTTTATGAGTTAATTCATAGGAAATACCTGCAGCTTCTTTAATTTCAGGGAAATTGTCTTGTGTAAGTTCAAGGATATCAAGCGCTTTTTGATTTAAATGCTTTTTGCGTATATCAAAAACTCCGCCCATGCCAAAGCTGGTATAGTCAGAATAAAACTTTTCTGTCAATCTGAAAGCAACATACTCATTAATAAGAGGGAAATAAGCAGCCTTTTTGTATATAGCAGCTTTGTTCTTTTTCAACCATAATAATTTTGAAATATATAAAGATGATAAAGGCTTGGAAAAACCAGCGGTTTTATAAAATTCAGGTAGCTTTTCAGATAGATATACTTCTTCTTCTACTGCTCTTGTATCGAGCCAGACAATCCCTTTGTCTAAAGAATTAAAATCCTTATCCACAGGCATAAAGGTTTGTGCCTGACTGGTAATCAATATCGCTTCAATAAAATAGCCTTTTTGTGTAGCAATCTTGATTATCTTTTTTAAGGCTTCTCTGGCTTTGGTAAAACATTCTTCAAAATCGGATTCACAGATTTCCTGCTTACGATTAATCTTAAAATCACAAAGTATACTTTCAATTGTATTTAGCTCTCTGTCTATAGTTCCGCATTTAAGGGAACTAGTACCAATATCGAGAACTGCTAAGGCATTTTCCATTTTGAAATAAAATTATATAGCTATCTTTTTTCCAGTTTTATTTGACTCCAGTGCTGCCGTCAAGACTTTATGACTCAGGGCGGTTTCTTCCGGCATTACATTTTTAAAAGAATGGTCAGAGCCTCCTTCTTTAAATTCATACACAAACGCCCCTAACATCTGTTGAAAAGCATCTGAAAAACCAAATTCAAAAATCCCGCCAGTAATCGATGGTATTACTGACTGAGATCCTGTATCAATACGTGTCCATCCTTGTTCTTTGCCTTTGGTCTCTAAAAAATAAAAAGCCTTAGGATCGTGAGTTGTAAATTTTGCCGAACCTTCAGTGCCGTAGACCTCTATAAACCATGTATTTGTTGCGCCAGGAGCCATACGCTTGGTTTCAAGGATAAGTGTAAAATCTTTTCCGTGATCAGGATCAGCGCATTTGCAGGTAAGCACAGCATTATCCCATGTTTGACAGGTGGCAAATCCTCCTTTTCCATCAGGCCTCGTTTCAGCTATATTTAATAAATCAGCATACACTGTTTTTGGTATCCATCCCATACGAAAAGGAATATGCTGGGTATGCATTCCCAGATCGCCCATGCATCCATATTCTCCATTAATTTCTATCATCCGCTTCCAATTGACTGGTTTATCAAGATCCATGTCACTGGAATGGTGGAAACCACTTTTGACCTCCATAAGCCTGCCATATCTTTTCTCCTGTATCCACTTAATTATCTTCTGTGCCCCTGGAAAATAGGGAAATTGGGAGTTGCACCGGACAATTATGTCGGGATTTTCTTGTATAACTTTTAAAATATTGTCATTGGCTCTTTTATCAATACCAAATGGCTTTTCTCCGAGCAAATGCTTTCCTGCCTTAATAATATCAATGTACATCCTTTCGTGAAGATTATGAGGGACAGCACAATATACGGCATCAATTTTATCGGATTTAATTAATTCCCGGTAATCATCGGTATCTATTTTAATGGTCGGGAAATTGTCCAAAAACCATTTTCCCGTTTCCTTATTGTATTTATCACAAATACCTGTGATAACCGGTGCAGGTCCATCATAAAGCAGATGACACCAGCGGGCAATACTGCTGCCTAACTCCCGTCCCATTAAGCCAAGACCGATAACACCAAATCGTATTTTTTTTCTGTTTTTCTTATATTTTCCCATCTTTACCAATCCTTTTGTTTTTAAAAATACTGTCTCCTGGAATGCATGGTTTAGAAGCTTCAAGAATTAGACTGTTCCCCTCTCCTGTAAAAGAATGAACTATTCCCTGATTCATTGCAAAAGTATCTCCTTCTTCCATCAAAAATTCTTTCTCCGCAGTTTTCATTGAAACTTTACCTTTAACGATAAAGAAAGTTTCATGTTTAAAATTATGGTGATGAGCAGGGCAGGTTTGTCCATCAAAGAGAAATAAAAATTTTCCACAATATCCCTCTTTCTCTTCATTAGCTATCCAGAACTCAATAAGACCTGTTCTGCAAAAATCACTTAATCCAAAATCTAAGACAAGAGGATCTACATCGGGCATTTTTATTTCCCACTTTTCAAGAACAGTATAACATCTCTTTAACGCATCCTTTTTCTCTTTGCCGGACAGTTCAAAAGTCTTTGTCCACTTATTTTCCATTTTTATAAAACTCCTTAATAAATTTCTGATAATTGTTAATAATTGCCTGCATAATCTTTTTTCCGGTTTCCTTTGTTGCTTTTGTTGGGTCACCGTAAATACCTGTTTTGCTTTTCTGTATTCCCCATGTAGACCAAAACACCTTGTCCGGATAGAACTTGGAAGATACTGTTATCTTATCCTGCCCAGTCGCCTTTTTCATATCTACTAGATTTTCATTCAGATAAAGCATTAAAGATGTTTCGTATTCACCGCCATGACAACTTCCTTTTGGACCGGCTTTGCTAATTTTCAAAAACTCTTCTTTTGCCATTAGCGAAGGATATGTAAGAGCCATATAGATATTATATGCATCGGCAACATTGCGCGTCACTACTCTTAATGCACCCGTATGATTTCCGTGAGCGCTAATAATTATAATCTTTTTAAAACCCATCTCAATGACGGAAGAACAGATATCAAATACCATGTTGATAAATGTTTCTTGTTTTAATCTCATTGTTCCGGGCCATTTTGCTACACTTTTCATTGAATAACCGCTCCAAACAGCAGGCATAATCAGTAAAGGAATCTTATTTTTTAGCGAT of bacterium contains these proteins:
- a CDS encoding Gfo/Idh/MocA family oxidoreductase, translated to MGKYKKNRKKIRFGVIGLGLMGRELGSSIARWCHLLYDGPAPVITGICDKYNKETGKWFLDNFPTIKIDTDDYRELIKSDKIDAVYCAVPHNLHERMYIDIIKAGKHLLGEKPFGIDKRANDNILKVIQENPDIIVRCNSQFPYFPGAQKIIKWIQEKRYGRLMEVKSGFHHSSDMDLDKPVNWKRMIEINGEYGCMGDLGMHTQHIPFRMGWIPKTVYADLLNIAETRPDGKGGFATCQTWDNAVLTCKCADPDHGKDFTLILETKRMAPGATNTWFIEVYGTEGSAKFTTHDPKAFYFLETKGKEQGWTRIDTGSQSVIPSITGGIFEFGFSDAFQQMLGAFVYEFKEGGSDHSFKNVMPEETALSHKVLTAALESNKTGKKIAI
- a CDS encoding amidohydrolase family protein, with translation MDKNKIIKKIKTRKGIIDGHSHIGVNYKNYVSHSYPYCLSFEDLVIRMKYLRISYAVIFPMDSSYYTVELGASKEIKINEMFSKFPYEIENQSMLKEIYEIFPEYSDMAIPFVMFDPSRKTKEQAELFEKLHKEYPVFGLKTVPTYIRAFVKDLETKGRPILDFAVRHNLPITFHSSYYKGDPWASVFDIIKFAEKHPEIRICIAHSARFVKSVLERASKLENCFVDLSAFHIHCILAQQESPHIPLPRERMEADYNEPWSVMRNIVSNYPDTIIWGSDTPANYFIQKYYDINGKLIDVSLKSSFDMEIKILKSLSEDKISKITYKNTLKYLFG
- a CDS encoding glutamine synthetase III codes for the protein MSIRQDVLEKISGVKLSVEKLPKRVSNYFGENTFSISVIKKHISKKTFASFRRWLDEGKTISMKEADEIANAMKDWAIGKGATYYTHWFQPMTGLTAEKHDSFISLDEEGRAIEKFSGSMLIQGEPDASSFPSGGIRTTFEARGYTAWDPSSPAFVIECELGKTLCIPSIFISYHGEALDKKLPLLRSDEAINKATVGLLKLFGHKDVKRVFSDCGAEQEYFLIDKRFYRMRQDLLMTERTLIGASSPKGQQLEDQYFGSIKERVINYMNDVSIEAYKLGIPLKTRHNEVAPHQFEFAPVFEDSNIAADHNQLLMDIIKKIALKHDMVCLLHEKPFAGINGSGKHINWSLSDDKRNNLFNHGNTPEDNLQFLVLLIAVIRAVYKHADLLYASIASAGNEHRLGANEAPPAVISVFVGDQLTKILGTIEKGKKAEFSKQDIVNLGVGKLPTFNKDVVDRNRTSPFAFTGNKFEFRAVGSSQNISTPIMVINTIVTESIDYITDRIKKESNYKNFSLKVLYVLGEIIRETKSIRFEGDNYSKSWIKEAGKRGLVNEPSTPKALKALIKEENIALFEKYGVLTRGELVSRYNIWMDMYCKKLEIEANTLREMVDSNVVPAGFDYQGLLAKNLTDLVFLRKNAGLKIKEEVFEDLKNHLTNVTDKIYYVRKHTRRMEGLLKKAGNLKAEEKSNLFFEELKPLMEHIRKHVDELECVVADEHWDLPKYREMLFVQ
- a CDS encoding creatininase family protein — translated: MSIYFADKKWPELKELIKKNALIILPVGQIEEHGKHLPVKTDAYIAEEVAKRIGESLKNKIPLLIMPAVWSGYSMKSVAKWPGTMRLKQETFINMVFDICSSVIEMGFKKIIIISAHGNHTGALRVVTRNVADAYNIYMALTYPSLMAKEEFLKISKAGPKGSCHGGEYETSLMLYLNENLVDMKKATGQDKITVSSKFYPDKVFWSTWGIQKSKTGIYGDPTKATKETGKKIMQAIINNYQKFIKEFYKNGK
- a CDS encoding FGGY-family carbohydrate kinase — translated: MENALAVLDIGTSSLKCGTIDRELNTIESILCDFKINRKQEICESDFEECFTKAREALKKIIKIATQKGYFIEAILITSQAQTFMPVDKDFNSLDKGIVWLDTRAVEEEVYLSEKLPEFYKTAGFSKPLSSLYISKLLWLKKNKAAIYKKAAYFPLINEYVAFRLTEKFYSDYTSFGMGGVFDIRKKHLNQKALDILELTQDNFPEIKEAAGISYELTHKMRHELGLKKELPVYFCGNDQSASAVGAGLEAEGDISANFGTAMVLYAIIKEPLNSIKENQIVGIGPLTNDYFLISLDSQFGNIIHKFKTRYFPDITYDDFLAKFNTVKSKDAFIEIRAANGEFIHDKSADKDIIAGSVIKYFLNRFLSHLSEIEKISSARQIYVSGGVSQSKVWLDILAKNCKYKITPSSGRDAGIIGAAKIYRNNKKQKLFGGVK
- a CDS encoding TIGR01212 family radical SAM protein (This family includes YhcC from E. coli K-12, an uncharacterized radical SAM protein.) gives rise to the protein MGIFKKVMSDEIRRYYKFSEYLKKRFGARVYKVSIDAGFSCPNRDGSKSKNGCIYCDNRGFSFNSRIASLPIEEQIAKGIEFGKRRFKAEKFIVYFQAYTNTYAPLEVLKKKYDTVRKFEDVVGISIGTRPDCINEEILDLIESYTSDYEVWIEYGLQTTHNETLEFINRGHVYKDFLEAVNLTRERKNIKICVHVIIGLPHETRGDILKTAEVLGRLKLDGIKIHPLHIIKGTRLEAIYEEGLYKPLELDVYVDLAVGFLEYLWADTVIQRITADCPMEFLIVPMWIVDKNKVLGKIEEKLLQMNTFQGRLYQERG
- a CDS encoding cupin domain-containing protein → MENKWTKTFELSGKEKKDALKRCYTVLEKWEIKMPDVDPLVLDFGLSDFCRTGLIEFWIANEEKEGYCGKFLFLFDGQTCPAHHHNFKHETFFIVKGKVSMKTAEKEFLMEEGDTFAMNQGIVHSFTGEGNSLILEASKPCIPGDSIFKNKRIGKDGKI